Proteins encoded together in one Impatiens glandulifera chromosome 1, dImpGla2.1, whole genome shotgun sequence window:
- the LOC124942563 gene encoding CRIB domain-containing protein RIC4-like: MKDKMERFLVLPFTAGCISPSSVAITNSTHVSSPQPKRSKLDPLFHSSSRILVPSPPGLNHQEYHKEGTSSDQSMKGPLKLPDHFLKPNISLGVLKMFKNFKISFSQLFVLKEEHELEDEMEIGHPTDVKHVSHIGADGSHLANPIKGWDYFMIPPDHHHEFLSFTHATIADNSNSS, from the exons ATGAAAGACAAAATGGAAAGGTTTCTTGTTCTTCCCTTCACTGCCGGTTGCATCTCTCCTTCAAGTGTGGCTATCACCAATTCAACTCATGTTTCTTCTCCACAACCTAAAAGATCAAAGCTTGATCCTCTTTTTCATTCCTCATCTAGAATTCTTGTCCCTTCTCCTCCAG GGTTGAATCATCAGGAATATCACAAGGAAGGAACATCAAGTGATCAAAGCATGAAGGGACCTCTTAAGTTGCCTGATCATTTCCTAAAACCTAATATTTCTTTAGGGGTTTTGAAGATgtttaagaatttcaaaattAGCTTCTCCCAATTATTTG TGTTGAAGGAAGAACATGAATTGGAAGATGAGATGGAAATAGGCCATCCAACAGATGTGAAACATGTGTCACATATAGGAGCCGATGGATCTCACCTTGCAAATCCAATCAAGGGCTGGGATTACTTTATGATACCACCTGATCATCATCATGAGTTCCTCTCCTTCACTCATGCTACAATTGCAGACAATTCCAACTCCTCATGA